A genomic region of Halostagnicola larsenii XH-48 contains the following coding sequences:
- a CDS encoding alpha-ketoacid dehydrogenase subunit beta produces MNATIIEAINDALHEEMTTDEKTVVFGQDVAESGGVFRATEGLLEEFGAERVLDTPLSEIAIVGAAVGLATHGYRPIAEIQFSGFLPPAFDQLVTNASRIRWRTRGELTAPMVVRTPYGAGVRALEHHSESLEGAYGHIPGLKLAIPSTPHDAKGMLISAIRDPDPVLFMEPKHVYRSIREDVPEGSYTEPLGEAAVREEGEDVTVVSWGAMMHNTLEAVDNLEGVDAEVIDLRTISPFDKETILESVEKTGRCVVVHEAAKTGGFGAEVIATINDEALMYLEAPVNRVTGFDVPVPLLSMEDYYIPHPPKIAAAIEETLEH; encoded by the coding sequence TCGCCGAATCCGGCGGCGTCTTTCGAGCCACTGAGGGACTGCTCGAGGAGTTCGGCGCCGAGCGCGTGCTCGACACGCCGCTTTCGGAGATCGCCATCGTTGGCGCAGCTGTCGGTCTCGCAACCCACGGCTACCGGCCGATCGCCGAGATTCAGTTCTCGGGCTTTCTCCCGCCCGCGTTCGACCAGCTCGTGACGAACGCCAGTCGCATCCGCTGGCGCACCCGCGGCGAACTCACCGCCCCGATGGTCGTCCGCACCCCCTACGGCGCCGGTGTACGGGCATTAGAACATCACTCAGAAAGCCTCGAGGGAGCCTACGGACACATCCCCGGGCTGAAACTCGCGATCCCGTCAACCCCCCACGACGCGAAGGGCATGCTCATCAGCGCTATCCGCGACCCAGATCCAGTCCTGTTCATGGAGCCCAAACACGTCTATCGCTCCATCCGCGAAGACGTTCCCGAAGGATCCTATACCGAACCGCTCGGCGAAGCGGCCGTCCGTGAGGAAGGCGAGGACGTTACCGTCGTCTCCTGGGGTGCCATGATGCACAACACCCTCGAGGCGGTCGACAACCTCGAGGGCGTCGATGCCGAGGTGATCGACCTCCGGACGATCTCGCCGTTCGACAAGGAGACCATCCTCGAGTCGGTCGAAAAAACCGGGCGCTGTGTGGTCGTCCACGAAGCGGCCAAAACCGGTGGCTTCGGCGCCGAAGTCATCGCCACCATCAACGACGAGGCCCTGATGTACCTCGAAGCACCCGTCAATCGCGTCACCGGCTTCGACGTGCCAGTCCCCCTCCTCTCGATGGAAGACTACTACATCCCCCATCCCCCGAAAATCGCAGCGGCCATCGAAGAAACGCTCGAGCACTGA